atatacatataaattttaaagTTACTAatctttaattttattaagtCTTTTCTCcagtatatatatgttttcCTTATCACAGgatgaataaatatatattatatttatatatgtatgtttccttttttttttttttaaaaNNNNNNNNNNNNNNNNNNNNNNNNNNNNNNNNNNNNNNNNNNNNNNNNNNNNNNNNNNNNNNNNNNNNNNNNNNNNNNNNNNNNNNNNNNNNNNNNNNNNtttttttttttttttttataaatataaatttattaatttaaaaaaaaaaaaaaaaaaacaattatGAACTATTGacacataatataataaaaaaaaaaaagaaagaaaaaaaaaactgTAAATTAgttgtaataaaaatattttgtatcTCTTTCTCCTTTATGTGTATAACAATTTAATATCTTacaattaatttttttttggttttttttttttttcttctatcTCCAAAGAATTACGTTTTAATgacatatataaacaaCACGGAAGGttttctatataatataatataatataataataattgttcttataaaatcttttaaatgttctcatgtttaatatatatatataactgTTCAACTTTATTCctttacaaaataaatatagtttttaaaatatgaaaaaatatgtatgttTTAAGGAGCGTCATAGTTTTaccaaataaaaaaaaaaaataagaattttctataatatatagttgtgtaaataatataatataaaagaatattgTTCATTTTGTTAATAGATTATGGCAACTCcgttattatataaaataaatatgaatcacgtaaaataaaagcatatattatgtataatattatatatatatatataatataatataatataatatatatataattatataatatacataacattttcatttgagatcattttaaatatatttatattataatatatatattatatatatattatatatatatatatatattaacttacatattatatataataaatgtcATATAAATGTAGTATAtgatatgtatattatttatacaatattataaatatatatatataatatataatatattatatataatatataatatataatatattatattatataatatttatattattttattttttcttataatgaaaaagagAATGCCtgtatacaaaaaaaaaaaaaaaaaaaaaaaaaaatataaaatataaaatatatattataatatacaatttaatactactataatatttatatatgtcataaataaaaatataccttacctttatatatataaatataatataatatatatttattttgttctatttttatttatatatttttaatctaatatttttaaatatatattattttacatttataataagaGCACATAAGTATATTCAACAATTATAATTGTATATCTTTCAAGCCGAAGTTTCAAAGATATTGGATAGAATTGAATTATCccataaaaataaaatatataaatagataaatatatatatatatatatatatatatatatatatatatatatttatatttatatttatttatttgtttatatttatttatatttttatcaaagaattgtattttttttttttctttttcttttgaaATAATAGTGGAAAATGGATTTTgtaagaataaaataaaaaaaaaaataaaaatctaaaagataataaagaatatataaatgttatatttatatgggttgttatatgtatctttgtatatatatatattaatacatatatatatttttttattttataaatgaatGATAAAATAGGAATAAAATATAGCTTATGATTCCTATTTTGGCATTTAAGtttaaaaagaagaaataagTACACCCcacaaaaataatatacacatatattatatatttatatatatgtatgcatttatttatatattttgtttatatgttcatttGTATGCGTCCATACTCATGTAGAACAACTTTATagtagaaaaaaaacaaaatactatttaaaatatttcattttattatattatattatattatattttattttgtttttttttttttttagaaatTACTTGCTCCCAAAAATGACGTGAGAACTTTGAAGGTTCAAACAGTAGCATCATTTTGCAATGTGAAATTAAATATGCCCAACTTTGAAGTTGGTAAAGATGACAAGACAGCcgattttttaaaacacTCTCCGTTAGGTAGGTTGCCTGTTTTGGTTACGTCTCATGGTTCAATTTTTGAAAGTAATGCTGTTTGTAAATACCTTTGTAGTATTCATAGAGAAGGGGATTTTTTAGGTAAGGGTTCTTTTGAAGAAGCACAAGTAAATATGTGGGTAGATTTCAACACATATGAATTAGAAATTCCTATGAGTTgttatatgaataataaatcCTGTGAGAAATCATTAAAACATATAGAAGATACTTTAAAGtgttataataatcatttattatataatcaaTATATGGTTGGTAATTCAATAACTGTTGTAGATATCTTTATCTgtgtaatattatatttttctttaaacTCTGGTACGTTGAATGAATCTATAGttttgaaatataaaaatttatatagaTTATATGACACTATATGTAATCAAAAGCAATTTAAATATGTGTTTGCTTGtgatcaaaataaaaaaaaaaacacacAAGATAAATCAACAGGttccaaaaaaaaacaagGAAACAATAAgaaagataataataataataataataaaaataatgatgacGCTGATAATCAACATGCTGATTTATTAAGTGATGATTTGGCAGAAAAAAAACAGccaaaaaaaacaaatcCATTAGATTTATTACCACCATCGAATTTCTCACTTGATGAatggaaatataaatttagtaatgaaaaagatttaataaataatgcCATGCCTCATTTCTGGAAAACATATGATCCAAATGGATTctcattatattatatgaaatatgATAAGTTAGAAGATGAATGTCAAATATCATTTGTTGCATGTAATATGGCAGGTGGATTCTTACAAAGACTTGAAAACAATTTCTcaaaatattcttttgCCGTTGTTACTGTTTTGGGAGAAAATAAATCTTATGACATCGAAGGTGTCTGGTTATTTAGAGGTACTGACATACCATTCGAAATGAAAGATCACCCTTCTTTTGAATATcacatttttaaaaaattagatattaataatacaCAAGACAAAAAAATTGTAGAAGATTACTGGTGCTCAAAGGAAAAAGTAGATAACAGACCTCTTGTCGACAGGAAAGTATGGAAGTAAACATTATCTATCCTTTTGTgaggaaaaatatattttatacatgtatacattttatCGATAGcatcaaaaaaaaaaaaaaaaaaaaaaaaaagcatataataaaaacatgAGTACAACTTGTTTgtaattttaaaattatttacagttatatttaaaaaaaaaaaaaaaaaaaaaataataaaaaatgaaaaatgaaaaatgaaaaatgaagaagtatatatgcatatactatatatatataaatattatatattatcatttcatatatgtttatatattttatttttaattttttttcatccaTATTTCTTACATTTGTACTTAATAATTAATCATTAGAAAACTGcaaataaatgaaaatagaaaaattaatatatggagcaaacaaaataaaaatataaataaaaataaataaatacatacatatatatatatatatatatatatattcattctTACAAAGaataatcatttttaaCGTCTTACCATGTCATCTAATCTATCTCGAAATAATTTTTACCTTCAAATGCCTTGTGATAATCCACAGTAATATCTGGAAAGGATAATATTTTGTCCTTATTATCActaaataaattttttattaaatttattatatcaatTTCATCCTCCCcttcctttttatttctattattattttcgttgtctaaaataattatttcgTCATTTATCATGTCCTCAAAAAGATTATTATTGTCTTGCCTTTTTTCAAAAGTATCTAAAGGGTTGAAATTATGGAAGTAaattaaatacataaaaaaaaaaaaaaaaaaatatatatatatataatatgtcttttttttttctttttttttttttctttttaaaagaaCATATATTCTCTTACCCTTATCTCTTTTGTTATTCCTTTTTTGTATTGCGTTTGTTATATTTGATATCTTATTTCCTGCTTTGTTCATGTTTACCATTTCgttttttttgttctcATCTGTTTCTTCAATTTTAACAAAGTTTCCACAGCAGTAAGAAGAATGTCTTCTCcctataaataaagaaaaaaaaaaattatatatagtatataaaaggaaaatatttaaatacattttacatatatatatatatatatatatatatatacatacatatattgattcatttatatatttacacataatttttttttttattgcTTACACCATTTTTCTTTTGGTCCAGGAGGTCTATTCATCGATCTTTTGACAAATCCAAAATGGGGTGGATATTTTCTACACACACccttttataaaaaaaaagaaaaaagaaaataaaataaaattcaATAAGTATGtgttgtatatatatatacatttacATATTTGTCATActtttgtatttttttattttaactGTGCAGCGCCATATATGATTTCGATAAAAATTTACTTCATCATGAAAAGTGTGATAAATCGTTATATGCAATCCAGTAGCTCTATTTATTCTGTACATGTGTTTTTTAAACTCcttaatttaaaatttgtacatatatgtaaatatgtacatacttatatttatttatttctatttttttgttttacTGGTCCATGTCCATCATGCTTCGTATTACTTCTTgttaaaaacaaaaaggCGTGGATCATTTCATGTAATAAGGTTTCCttcaaaataaaacatatatataaatatatatatgtatatattttatatttatcttgatttattattatatggtCTTACCctatattcttttattttcctcAGCTTTAGTAGTGGTAACGATAAGCGAATACAACAATATCCAGACTTctaaaaaatgaaataaNNNNNNNNNNNNNNNNNNNNNNNNNNNNNNNNNNNNNNNNNNNNNNNNNNNNNNNNNNNNNNNNNNNNNNNNNNNNNNNNNNNNNNNNNNNNNNNNNNNNTATTTTACTTGATTCGTCATATATGATTGCATCTTCTACACACTCTATATCAGAGGTgtcaaaaatatatgtatttttattttttttattttttttattttttttattttttaattttttttttttttcttttttattataaataatctTATCCTTTGATTCTTCATCAGAATCAAGTTTAATAGAACTTAATTGTCTTATAACCTCCAATGTATCTAAATCTTCTTCTGACATTTCACCATCGGTCATATTAATCATTACCTCATTTGATCTCTCCTTTGTTAAGGACATATCATTATATGAATTGATTTCATCCAGAATATTTTGGTTTCTATGATTTTCTACATTTTCctcattataattatttatacattcTATAATAGATTTTTgtcttctttttttccCACTTTTTTCTAAGTACTCCGTCTCGACAGAtgttaatttatttaaatcaCCCTCCATAAggataaataaaatgaaatgaaataaaataaaataaataaatgaataaataaaaatatgtgtatattattatatttcaatgcatattagaaaatagggataattcttcatttttttttatttgaaaaaaaaaaaatatatatatatatatatatatgtatatatacatattcatccaattttttatgtactctaaattttacattatcattatggagaaaaaaaaaaaaaaaaaaaaaaaaaaaatcaaatgtctacattttttttttttattcattttaacgtattgtattaatatataaataataataatttgcATTTCTcgtaatattatattatttcatatcatttttatatttcttctaaagactaataatatattatttaaaaaattaataacGTAATAATTAATGTTCATTTTACGGTCCCTCCCACTCTCTCTCTCCCTctgtatttatttatatatatatataagaaattttatttatttatttttttcttttttgttcctaacatattcatttttattattttcatgaGACCATCTAACgaattttaatatattttttgtaatatataatgtgtgtataatattacaaataagtgacatattatattatgtaaataaatatatacatatgtatatttatatatgtatatcaTTTTATGGGGTAACTAAAATAAATGTGTGTACTgctttatatatatatatatatatatatatatataacatattcTATTTATCCCGTTtggttatatatatattctgAAACCTGGCACACTTCTACATTTTNNNNNNNNNNNNNNNNNNNNNNNNNNNNNNNNNNNNNNNNNNNNNNNNNNNNNNNNNNNNNNNNNNNNNNNNNNNNNNNNNNNNNNNNNNNNNNNNNNNNTTCTTATAAGGTATAAAAATAGTTTATATATGTCACCTATAAATCCCTTTGTATTATAGTTATCCATTTTGTTTATGAAATTCAGAAGATTCCCAATAAAATCATGTTATTGAAAAGGGAActgttttatattaaaaaaaattatgtcatgtccttttcttttttcccACATtgtaaaataaagaaaaatgataaGGCTTATGAAAGTGTTTATAATTCGATGTtctattataataataaaagatataatacaaatattaacTTAACCAAAAGGGAAAAGAATGTATTTGAAGAAGAACTAACAAAAGTATTCAAAGAATATCCAATTcttaaaagaaataatatatcagaatatgaagaaatattaataaaagaagatgataaaaacaaaaagtATAAAATTGGAGATATCATTTCTTTAGATGATCATTCCTTTGGTGTAGTTTTACAAAttaatcaaaataatacaatcataggaaaaatttatgaaaaaaatataaaaaataaacatatcaacaataatattgttgatattaatataaatgaaaaaaaaaatgtatactctccatatgaatatttaaaatatttattctcaaaacataataaattaaatatatttcatcaTGATAACAAAGAAATTTATCATAAACGATCCATTAAAAAACAGTTACACAGTAATATCTTCTTAATCGATATCttcaataaaataaaatacgGACAAAAAATATGCGTAATCGGAGAAAAAGATACACCAAAAAATGTTATACTCCTTTCTTTAATTTATGAAAATCTATTAATCAACACAATTTGTAAAAATGAAAACCTTTTCATCATTTGCTCAAATATGCATAAATCAGAATtaaagtttttttttcaaaaattaCATGAACTGTTCAGGCAAATGTTGAACAAGTCaggtaaaaaaaaaaataataataataataataaagaaatagacaatataaataaggtaaatatgaaaatagataatatgaatgaaaaTAAGGATCTATATGAAATGAATATTgttgaaaaattatattcagaaaataatatttatgaagAAGATGATATTAAAATACCGAATGATATATTGTGGATAAATTCTACAACACACTATGACACACAGTTTGCTTGTTACCTTGCTCCTATATTAACAACATATAATTTGAAcgaatataaaaaaaagtataaaaatataataatggtattttataatgtaacaacatataatgaaataGTTACAGATTTgcaaaattatatgaatatatatatgaaaaattattataataataaaaaaaaagaagaaaaagaaagtaaaataaaaaatatttggAAAGAGgacttttttattacatcCTTACCTTTGTCCGCACATAGTAttatttcaaaatatttatcatatacAATCTATCCACattatatagaaaaagaagaagaaatagaagcaactacaaaaaaaaataagtgTATATATGATAGTACATCATTTCAAAACAATACGATTGATGcacatgaaaaaaatgatatgtCATATACATTAGATagttataaatattatgattatataaatttaaatggaaatataaatatcgATAACTTaccaaaaaataatatatcaaatagTGTTActtcattttgttttatcGATAAAGCACAACATGAATTAAATCGAATTAATGATTATGCATTATCTTTATgtgataattatatattactaaTAGGTAATAAATATGACATAAATCCTGAAATGGATAtttattcctttttaaatattgaAATTATGGAAAATAATCAAATATGGTACATTATCAAAAAAGATATTcaacatatttttaataaaagagatgaatatattaaattaattgAAAGTAAACgtaaaatgaatatatatatagatcattgggaagaagaaaattttgtgcattataataatatatattatattattgtctataaaaattttaaaatctTTAATTTACATTCTTTTCAACTACTTGTCTTATTAAGgtcattaatatattccaATTTTACCAACCCACATATTTCAAAAGAccatattcatattttttatcaacaattttttgattattactatcagaatttcaaatatttttctatattacatgatgaatattataaaaatttaaaaaactTTAAACAAAAGCAAGGAGCACaagaatttattaataaagtTGATACTgtcataaaatatataaagcccaattttaaaaacgaaaaaaattttatttaaatcatTAAAGCATAATGTTTATGatcaaaatgaaaaacaaaatatattatttgttttgtAATTACTtaaagtttttttttttttttttttttttttttgttatgacttgttcataattttttttatacaaaatgtaatgataaaaaatatattttttaaattcacaaaaaaataaatcaataaataaataaataaatatatatatatatatatatatatatatatatatatattaaaacattGCAAAAATATACCGATAAATTACactttattttatttttttatttttttttatttttattttttttattttttattcacCTGATGAATAATCGTTATAATCATTGTCATACGAATCTATATCGTTATCCATATCATTATCCATATCATTATCCATATCATTATCCATGTCATTATCCATATCATTATCCATATCATTATCCATATCATTATCCATATCATTATCCATGTCATTATCCACATCATTATCCATGTCATTATCCACATCATTATCCATATCGTCATCATCATATTCGTCATTATCTTCTGCCTCTTCGTCCTCTTGATCATCTTCTTCACTTATAACATTAGTTATATCATCCTGCACCTgatctatattattaatatttttcatcaCATTAACCCGTTTGTCCTTGGATGTTTTGTTAgcattttttaatttgtcTAATTCATCAAATTCGATATCtttaaattcatttttCGTTCTTTGcttatcatatttattatcaaatGTATTATCTACTTGATCGTAAATATCCTCGTcatcaatttttttaatatcattttctAAATTTGTGTTTTCATTTATGTCTTTACgattttgttcatttatgtttacattttcattttgacTTATTGCAGCTTTtagaataatattatcttttaacTCATCCTCGgtatttttcaaaataattttgtcaatgttatttattacaaggtttaatattttttgattaTTAAGATTAATAATTACATGAAAAACACTTGGGGATCCTAGTAATATTCCTTCGACAGGTTGAAGAATGTTATCTTTAAAAAAGACGACAACTTCTTTAcctatattattattccaGTCTCTTctacatattaatatattttttttaggTAAAGATGATACAACTAATTCAAAGAATGGCAAAATTACTATTTCATCATCAATTTCTAGAACTTTTAATCTTTCAGCAATTTTTTTGACGAGTTGTTTTAAATCGAAGAGtgtaattttataattttttccttcTTCTACTGTAACGAAGATATCGATTTTCCCAGCATACCATGTAACATCATATAGATCTAAATTAGATGGTCTTCTTAATTCTTTAAATGGATAATCATACATAATTACATCTCTGATAACTTCTTCTGTTCTTTTTCTCCATAAACAATTTAATGGATCATCCcattcatataatatttcattgATTGGAGATTTGGCTCTAGtatataaaacattatCTTCTAATAATCGAAAATTCgtgtatttattttgtgaTTCTTTATCATTAAGTTCTTGTCCAAATGTTGGATCGTTCTTCATCTGATCACTTATATTATctatcatattatttaaggacttattatttatattatttgtcATATCATCTATAATATCGTCTGGTGATGGATTATTTCCATACAATTTGGTTAATTCATTTAAACGACCAACCTTAACACTCGGAATTTGAATATCACTTATATTGTTCATTTTATCGTTCATATGATCACTTGGCCATGAGGttaaattttctttattatcatatgcATCTTTCATATCCATAAACATTTGACTACCTGCACTATTTTTAcgtatattatttatttcttcatttttttcttttgcatatttttcatatttttgataatataacttttttatatatggaggaaataaattaatttcATCTTTGCTTAAAGTCCATTTAGATCGTGAAACCGTTTTTCTTTCATTCCATTTTACAATTTCTTCTTTTGCTTCTTtaatactttttatttcttttttataatataattttctaaCATCATTTGTAgtgatatttttttctttatgtAATAGATCAAATAAATCATCATTCGTAAGCACATTATTACTattgatattatttttactctcagttttatacatacaatttttattattttcttctttatcAGCATATGGATCCTTTTGTATAGTAGTGGCACCCTTATGTAATGTCTCTGAAACATTTCTGTTAATATCTTTCTTGTTAATGCCTTTCATTTGTTCGTTgattaatttttctttatattgataataacctgttttatcatatgttatattatattctaaTTCCATATCTGTTTTATCatattctatattattttgatgttttattaattcATCTGTAGAAGGCCATGGACCTATACCATTAAATGCAGCATCATATTCTGTAAGATCATGTTctaaatcatttttatcaaaacAATTTAACGTAGCACATTGATccatatcattttttatcttatcttttaaaaaataaagtgAATATCTTGGATTATTTACATCcacatttttaattaaagcagggtgtatatatttctcATATTCCACATCTTCAATATAATCATCTATCGTTGGTTCAGGTAAGTCTTTGCTCTCTTTCATTTTCTCTTCAttccattttttatattcttcataagacattttctttatacCATGTGTTAATTTAGGACAATTTTTGTCCTCCTCTTGTTTATCGCTCCCATTATCGTTATTATTCCCATTATACGTTTTTGTATACAGATTGTCAGGTACTGATATATACGGATATctacaaaaagaaaattatatatacatatatatatatatatatatatatatatatatatatatataagtacacactcatatgtatatacatatatatatatatattatatcatttttacATTGGCTCTTCAGGaatgttatatttaatatactCTTCAGGTATCGTATTTTCAAACgtttttgttatattagATGAATATATTTCCTTTCTTCTTTGCTTCCTCTTTATCTcatataaatcatttttaataaaattcaAAGGCAACCtttcttttgttttaatGTGAAAAGGAATTAAGctataaaaataagtaaagctaaatatataaacacaaaaaaaaaaaaaaaaatgtgtacatactaaaaattatacatatatgtatatttttatttactgttacatatattttatataccTATAATTACATGTTAGTGTTTTTCCACTATAAGATTTAgagacaaaaaaaattatatataaaaaaaaaatcaacaatacattcttatatttttttttctcttttgagtaaataaaaaaaaacatcCTAATATTTGTCAAatttcaaaataaataaaatgaaataaggaaaaaaaaaaaaaaaaaaaaaaaaaaattataatatacagTTGCAGCACTTCTCTCAACTTAATTCATTTTACAAATTGGTATATATACCCATAACATATTCCCATTTACAATATtgtttcatatatattatcattcaACTCTAAATAGTTGTATATTCTTTAACcaacaacaaaaaaaaaaaaagctatatttttcctaagaaaattttttttctgatttttttttatacttaATACTAACAATTCAAAAATGCTTcacatattaaatatgttattctcaaaaaaaaatcttttcatatatttaacatTTCGAAAATTCATTagaatatatacaaaaagttatatataattattatacacctatgtatatatatatatatatatatatatatcataaaatataaccgattttattttctaatgctaatttaaacatttaaagttaatttttttgatttatgTTTCATTTAACAAAGCATA
The genomic region above belongs to Plasmodium reichenowi strain SY57 chromosome 13, whole genome shotgun sequence and contains:
- a CDS encoding elongation factor 1-gamma, putative; translated protein: MDFKLLAPKNDVRTLKVQTVASFCNVKLNMPNFEVGKDDKTADFLKHSPLGRLPVLVTSHGSIFESNAVCKYLCSIHREGDFLGKGSFEEAQVNMWVDFNTYELEIPMSCYMNNKSCEKSLKHIEDTLKCYNNHLLYNQYMVGNSITVVDIFICVILYFSLNSGTLNESIVLKYKNLYRLYDTICNQKQFKYVFACDQNKKKNTQDKSTGSKKKQGNNKKDNNNNNNKNNDDADNQHADLLSDDLAEKKQPKKTNPLDLLPPSNFSLDEWKYKFSNEKDLINNAMPHFWKTYDPNGFSLYYMKYDKLEDECQISFVACNMAGGFLQRLENNFSKYSFAVVTVLGENKSYDIEGVWLFRGTDIPFEMKDHPSFEYHIFKKLDINNTQDKKIVEDYWCSKEKVDNRPLVDRKVWK
- a CDS encoding hypothetical protein (conserved Plasmodium protein, unknown function~part of same gene as PRSY57_1337400A~gap found within coding sequence), whose amino-acid sequence is KSGYCCIRLSLPLLKLRKIKEYRETLLHEMIHAFLFLTRSNTKHDGHGPEFKKHMYRINRATGLHITIYHTFHDEVNFYRNHIWRCTGVCRKYPPHFGFVKRSMNRPPGPKEKWWRRHSSYCCGNFVKIEETDENKKNEMVNMNKAGNKISNITNAIQKRNNKRDKDTFEKRQDNNNLFEDMINDEIIILDNENNNRNKKEGEDEIDIINLIKNLFSDNKDKILSFPDITVDYHKAFEGKNYFEID
- a CDS encoding hypothetical protein (conserved Plasmodium protein, unknown function~part of same gene as PRSY57_1337400B~gap found within coding sequence) codes for the protein MEGDLNKLTSVETEYLEKSGKKRRQKSIIECINNYNEENVENHRNQNILDEINSYNDMSLTKERSNEVMINMTDGEMSEEDLDTLEVIRQLSSIKLDSDEESKDKIIYNKKEKKKKLKNKKNKKNKKNKNTYIFDTSDIECVEDAIIYDES
- a CDS encoding hypothetical protein (conserved Plasmodium protein, unknown function), whose product is MLLKRELFYIKKNYVMSFSFFPHCKIKKNDKAYESVYNSMFYYNNKRYNTNINLTKREKNVFEEELTKVFKEYPILKRNNISEYEEILIKEDDKNKKYKIGDIISLDDHSFGVVLQINQNNTIIGKIYEKNIKNKHINNNIVDININEKKNVYSPYEYLKYLFSKHNKLNIFHHDNKEIYHKRSIKKQLHSNIFLIDIFNKIKYGQKICVIGEKDTPKNVILLSLIYENLLINTICKNENLFIICSNMHKSELKFFFQKLHELFRQMLNKSGKKKNNNNNNKEIDNINKVNMKIDNMNENKDLYEMNIVEKLYSENNIYEEDDIKIPNDILWINSTTHYDTQFACYLAPILTTYNLNEYKKKYKNIIMVFYNVTTYNEIVTDLQNYMNIYMKNYYNNKKKEEKESKIKNIWKEDFFITSLPLSAHSIISKYLSYTIYPHYIEKEEEIEATTKKNKCIYDSTSFQNNTIDAHEKNDMSYTLDSYKYYDYINLNGNINIDNLPKNNISNSVTSFCFIDKAQHELNRINDYALSLCDNYILLIGNKYDINPEMDIYSFLNIEIMENNQIWYIIKKDIQHIFNKRDEYIKLIESKRKMNIYIDHWEEENFVHYNNIYYIIVYKNFKIFNLHSFQLLVLLRSLIYSNFTNPHISKDHIHIFYQQFFDYYYQNFKYFSILHDEYYKNLKNFKQKQGAQEFINKVDTVIKYIKPNFKNEKNFI
- a CDS encoding hypothetical protein (conserved Plasmodium protein, unknown function), with the protein product MFFFIYSKEKKKYKNVLLIFFLYIIFFVSKSYSGKTLTCNYSLIPFHIKTKERLPLNFIKNDLYEIKRKQRRKEIYSSNITKTFENTIPEEYIKYNIPEEPIYPYISVPDNLYTKTYNGNNNDNGSDKQEEDKNCPKLTHGIKKMSYEEYKKWNEEKMKESKDLPEPTIDDYIEDVEYEKYIHPALIKNVDVNNPRYSLYFLKDKIKNDMDQCATLNCFDKNDLEHDLTEYDAAFNGIGPWPSTDELIKHQNNIEYDKTDMELEYNITYDKTGYYQYKEKLINEQMKGINKKDINRNVSETLHKGATTIQKDPYADKEENNKNCMYKTESKNNINSNNVLTNDDLFDLLHKEKNITTNDVRKLYYKKEIKSIKEAKEEIVKWNERKTVSRSKWTLSKDEINLFPPYIKKLYYQKYEKYAKEKNEEINNIRKNSAGSQMFMDMKDAYDNKENLTSWPSDHMNDKMNNISDIQIPSVKVGRLNELTKLYGNNPSPDDIIDDMTNNINNKSLNNMIDNISDQMKNDPTFGQELNDKESQNKYTNFRLLEDNVLYTRAKSPINEILYEWDDPLNCLWRKRTEEVIRDVIMYDYPFKELRRPSNLDLYDVTWYAGKIDIFVTVEEGKNYKITLFDLKQLVKKIAERLKVLEIDDEIVILPFFELVVSSLPKKNILICRRDWNNNIGKEVVVFFKDNILQPVEGILLGSPSVFHVIINLNNQKILNLVINNIDKIILKNTEDELKDNIILKAAISQNENVNINEQNRKDINENTNLENDIKKIDDEDIYDQVDNTFDNKYDKQRTKNEFKDIEFDELDKLKNANKTSKDKRVNVMKNINNIDQVQDDITNVISEEDDQEDEEAEDNDEYDDDDMDNDVDNDMDNDVDNDMDNDMDNDMDNDMDNDMDNDMDNDMDNDMDNDMDNDIDSYDNDYNDYSSGE